Within Haematobia irritans isolate KBUSLIRL chromosome 2, ASM5000362v1, whole genome shotgun sequence, the genomic segment GAAACTGCCATGCATACAAAAGACCAGCTAAAATCCATGCACCGACGTCAATGCTCCCGCAGCAACCAGCCCATCCAATTAATGGAGGAATAGCCCCTACAGCCGATCCAACCCAcgtatttgcaatagaaattctCTTCATGGGAGTATAAATCGAGGTGTAGAGTATTAGGTTGCTTAAACCTAATGTTGCTGTTAAGCCATTAACCCCATAATATAAAATACTTAAACCGGCAGCACCTGATAAAGCCGCAAATCCCATTGCATGTAGGGGCGTCACCTTTCCTGTCACAATAACTCGGCTCTTGGTTCTGGACATTTGGGAATCAAAAGGTACTTCGTGAAATTGATTTACAGCATTTGCTGCTGCTGATACTAGACCAGTACCAACTGTGCACATGATAAATGATATTGGTTCAAATGGTGCCGGCGCAATGGCATATCCAGCCATAGTTGTAATAACCACTAGagctaattttatatatttgactattgttaaaatatcatttaaatatatttttattgatcTTACTTGTGAGACGGAACTTCGAAAGCTTCTTGTATTGGCCAATAATCTGCCCTTCTTTCAAACAAGGACTAGGCTCCCAAACCGTTTTCTTTTGATTATCCCCGGAGCAATCAAGTGCTGGGGCTACATTGTCGAGCTCTTTCTGAGTCCCGTCTTTCAGATTTCTCTCTAATTTACTGGCGTCGGATGCAAAAGGCTGGTAATGAGAAAGCATGCTATGTTTACATAATAGAAgttaaacacaaatttttatacttACACGAGCACACAATGggtaaaaattcctataaaagaaCTTGATGTTATGTGATCTCAAAGACAACCTTaacatattttcatttataaaaaataaacttgaTTATCGTAATATTCATTCtttcaacttaaaaaatataaacagaCCATCAATAGTGATGGAAGACGAAAGTTGTATACAATTACTCTGTATTGCATAATTGAATTCTAACATGGTAAAACATTCAAGTAGTGTATAGATGGAACCTAATGTACCGTTCGTATCTTTATTTGcagcaatattttataaaacataTGGCAACGCTGATTTGAACCCCCAAAGATAATCTAGAtaataggtctgttcgcgtactttttccattaaaaactaGCAAGTGAGAaggaatatattttatttgcttaAATTGCTGACAATTACTCA encodes:
- the Cox10 gene encoding cytochrome c oxidase assembly factor 10 — its product is MLRLSLRSHNIKFFYRNFYPLCARPFASDASKLERNLKDGTQKELDNVAPALDCSGDNQKKTVWEPSPCLKEGQIIGQYKKLSKFRLTTLVVITTMAGYAIAPAPFEPISFIMCTVGTGLVSAAANAVNQFHEVPFDSQMSRTKSRVIVTGKVTPLHAMGFAALSGAAGLSILYYGVNGLTATLGLSNLILYTSIYTPMKRISIANTWVGSAVGAIPPLIGWAGCCGSIDVGAWILAGLLYAWQFPHFNALSWNLRPDYSRAGYQMMAVTNPGLCRRTALRYTVVITLLSTLAPVMDVTNYWFALESLPLNGYFSYLAYKFYKDSNSGTSRKLFRFSLLHLPVLMILFLVNKKRWFLVENTTEDHSNDYSGKNIGSVLKLNVPLVNASEEDLSPKSM